One part of the Chloroflexota bacterium genome encodes these proteins:
- a CDS encoding glycosyltransferase family 39 protein → MKRATLILIALLALAAGLRFYRIDAQSLWSDEGSSVAQSLRDIPAIAGNAARDIHPPLYYIALHFWVLPFGTSEAAVRGLSALLGVALVALCYALGRRLYGEPAAFVAAFLAAVNPFQVYYAQEARMYMLMAVLGALCVLASLWWLDDDARTRRLGLLVYAVAAVLGLYTHYFFPVVIAVCNVIVVARWLAVGRVTRQLAVWLVAQGVVLLAFAPWLPVALHQVTTWPAGAQTFTATDAPLVLWRLLALGLSAPRDAGLALALCGLLALAGLYVRGAAGSTRAARWAASPTFVVVLYLLAPVALMFTLALFKDAFLKFMLIASPPFVLLAANGVVNIGRGAAGRNRFAVVVRGVSAAAFLGAVAFWSALSLQSYFTDPQYARDDYRSLAGLIDALGRNGDAVILDAPGQQEIFGYYYRDSLPVYPLPRQRPADRAATETELAAITARHGRLFVVFWATDESDPQRLVEAWLDAHAYKASEAWYGNVRLALYAAVATASAPSRMLNLRWGDRITLRGASQPDGPVAAGEIMPLTLFWTAEQAVGARYKVFVHLLDPRGFVVAQRDSEPVGGSRPTTSWVAGETIADPYGLFIPPGTAPLAYPIEIGLYDPESGRRLRLSNGDDRLLLPSLRVEATLSARAIPGLVPLEGGARANGLILIGYHLDLVGAEGQRVASVPRGARLRLSLYWRKPGGMQGNGEYRWQLGSARKQTTPTDGLYPVWQWREGEVVRDDQLVPVPADLPAGAYELLVDGRVIARVDVRTSD, encoded by the coding sequence ATGAAACGAGCAACGCTCATTCTGATCGCGCTGCTGGCGCTGGCGGCCGGGCTGCGCTTCTACCGCATCGACGCGCAGAGCCTCTGGTCGGACGAGGGCTCCAGCGTCGCGCAGTCGCTGCGCGACATCCCGGCGATCGCCGGCAACGCCGCGCGCGACATCCATCCGCCGCTCTATTATATCGCGCTGCACTTCTGGGTGCTGCCGTTCGGCACAAGCGAGGCCGCCGTGCGCGGGCTGTCGGCGCTGCTCGGCGTCGCGCTCGTCGCGCTGTGCTACGCGCTCGGGCGGCGGCTGTATGGCGAGCCGGCCGCGTTCGTAGCGGCGTTCCTGGCGGCTGTGAACCCGTTCCAGGTGTACTACGCGCAGGAAGCGCGCATGTATATGCTGATGGCCGTGCTGGGCGCGCTGTGCGTGCTGGCGTCGCTCTGGTGGCTCGATGATGACGCGCGCACGCGGCGGCTGGGTCTGCTGGTGTATGCCGTCGCGGCCGTGCTCGGCCTCTACACGCACTACTTCTTCCCCGTCGTGATCGCCGTCTGCAACGTGATCGTAGTTGCACGCTGGCTGGCGGTCGGTCGGGTCACGCGGCAACTCGCCGTGTGGCTGGTCGCACAAGGAGTCGTGCTGCTGGCATTTGCGCCATGGCTGCCAGTCGCCCTGCACCAGGTCACGACCTGGCCGGCGGGCGCGCAGACGTTCACGGCGACCGATGCGCCGCTGGTGCTCTGGCGGCTGCTGGCGCTTGGTCTCAGCGCGCCACGCGATGCCGGGCTGGCGCTGGCGCTCTGCGGCCTGCTGGCGCTGGCCGGCCTTTATGTGCGCGGCGCGGCGGGCAGCACGCGGGCCGCCCGCTGGGCGGCGTCGCCGACGTTCGTCGTCGTGCTCTACCTGCTCGCGCCGGTCGCGCTCATGTTCACGCTGGCGCTCTTCAAAGACGCGTTTCTGAAGTTCATGCTGATCGCGTCGCCGCCGTTCGTCTTGCTGGCGGCCAACGGCGTCGTAAACATCGGGCGCGGCGCGGCAGGACGGAACCGGTTTGCCGTGGTCGTGCGCGGCGTCAGCGCCGCAGCCTTCCTCGGTGCGGTCGCGTTCTGGTCGGCGCTGTCATTGCAGAGCTACTTTACCGATCCGCAGTACGCGCGCGACGATTACCGCTCGCTGGCGGGATTGATCGATGCGCTGGGCCGCAACGGCGATGCGGTCATTCTGGATGCGCCGGGCCAGCAGGAGATCTTTGGCTACTACTATCGCGACAGCTTGCCGGTCTACCCGCTGCCGCGCCAGCGCCCGGCCGACCGCGCTGCCACCGAGACCGAACTGGCGGCGATCACGGCCAGGCATGGGCGGCTGTTTGTCGTTTTCTGGGCGACCGACGAGAGCGACCCGCAGCGACTGGTCGAAGCGTGGCTCGATGCCCATGCCTACAAGGCCAGCGAGGCGTGGTACGGCAACGTGCGCCTCGCCCTGTATGCGGCCGTGGCGACCGCCAGCGCGCCATCGCGTATGCTTAACCTTCGCTGGGGCGACCGCATCACGTTGCGCGGCGCCAGCCAGCCGGACGGACCCGTGGCCGCGGGCGAGATCATGCCGCTGACCCTGTTCTGGACGGCCGAGCAAGCGGTCGGCGCGCGCTACAAAGTCTTTGTACACCTGCTCGATCCGCGCGGCTTCGTCGTCGCCCAGCGCGACTCGGAGCCGGTGGGCGGCTCGCGCCCGACGACAAGTTGGGTCGCCGGCGAGACAATCGCCGATCCGTACGGCCTGTTCATTCCGCCGGGCACGGCGCCGCTGGCCTACCCGATCGAAATTGGACTGTACGACCCGGAATCCGGCCGGCGCCTGCGCCTGTCAAACGGCGACGATCGCCTGCTGCTGCCGTCGCTGCGTGTCGAAGCGACGCTGTCGGCGCGCGCGATACCGGGGCTGGTGCCGTTGGAGGGTGGCGCGCGCGCCAACGGACTGATCCTGATAGGCTACCATCTCGATCTGGTGGGCGCGGAAGGGCAGCGTGTGGCGAGCGTGCCGCGAGGCGCGCGGCTGCGGCTGTCGCTGTACTGGCGCAAGCCGGGCGGCATGCAGGGCAATGGCGAGTATCGCTGGCAACTGGGCAGTGCGCGGAAGCAGACGACGCCGACCGACGGTCTCTATCCGGTGTGGCAGTGGCGCGAGGGCGAGGTGGTGCGGGATGACCAGTTGGTGCCGGTGCCGGCGGACCTGCCGGCCGGCGCATACGAGTTGTTGGTGGACGGACGAGTCATCGCCCGCGTGGACGTGCGAACTAGCGACTAG
- a CDS encoding LysM peptidoglycan-binding domain-containing protein — protein MSRARVVSIIVVLVLANYLVFSNLAVLLFQAGGEAATRLENARQPRITLTPTPTTAGAQPSGTPAPPDTPTPQPTMTATPTRVVSPTPAVTATPAPSPTVNKAAIPIYTPGTPLKYPFRYTVKQGDTLSGLAARFSVPAAKILAANGIANADLIRIGQELIIPDPAN, from the coding sequence ATGTCGCGCGCACGCGTTGTCAGCATTATCGTCGTTCTGGTCCTGGCGAACTATCTGGTCTTCAGCAATCTCGCGGTCCTGCTGTTTCAGGCGGGCGGCGAGGCCGCGACGCGGCTGGAAAATGCGCGTCAGCCGCGCATCACGCTGACGCCCACGCCGACGACTGCCGGCGCGCAGCCGTCGGGCACGCCCGCACCACCCGACACGCCGACACCGCAGCCAACCATGACGGCGACGCCCACCCGCGTGGTCAGCCCGACGCCGGCCGTGACCGCAACACCGGCGCCGTCCCCGACTGTCAACAAGGCCGCCATCCCGATCTACACACCGGGCACACCGCTCAAGTACCCGTTCCGCTACACGGTCAAGCAGGGCGATACACTGTCCGGCCTGGCCGCGCGCTTCAGCGTCCCGGCCGCCAAAATCCTGGCCGCGAACGGCATCGCCAACGCCGACCTGATCAGGATCGGACAGGAACTAATTATACCCGACCCGGCGAACTAG
- a CDS encoding FAD-dependent thymidylate synthase: protein MHANPQSLVGKRVPVLDKGEIACTGILGDDHTIVEAARVSYGGDSRGDERDKKLLKYLLYHRHTSPFEMVEFAFRVKAPIFVFRQWHRHRVAEYNEWSGRYSELKEEFYIPAAWRVQDARNKQASHTGDLPHAELSAQLEAACQSSYRLYHQMLEQGVARELARMILPLNTYSVMIVKMNAHALMHFLDLRAAPDAQYEIREYARVLYEEFFKPALPWTAEFYAVSNEARQQTQANLQKR, encoded by the coding sequence ATGCACGCCAATCCGCAGTCCCTCGTCGGCAAACGCGTTCCGGTACTCGACAAAGGCGAAATCGCCTGCACAGGCATTTTAGGCGATGACCACACGATTGTCGAAGCGGCGCGGGTGTCGTACGGCGGCGACAGCCGGGGCGACGAGCGCGACAAGAAGCTGCTGAAGTACCTGCTGTACCACCGCCACACCTCGCCGTTCGAGATGGTCGAGTTCGCGTTCCGCGTCAAGGCGCCGATCTTTGTGTTCCGCCAGTGGCATAGGCATAGAGTGGCAGAGTACAATGAGTGGAGCGGACGCTACTCGGAGTTGAAGGAGGAGTTCTACATCCCGGCCGCGTGGCGCGTGCAGGATGCGCGCAACAAGCAGGCCAGCCACACCGGCGACCTGCCGCATGCCGAACTGAGCGCGCAACTTGAGGCGGCCTGCCAGAGCTCGTATCGCCTCTACCACCAGATGCTCGAGCAAGGCGTGGCGCGCGAACTGGCGCGCATGATCCTGCCGCTGAACACCTACAGCGTGATGATCGTGAAGATGAACGCGCACGCGCTGATGCACTTCCTCGACCTGCGCGCCGCGCCCGACGCGCAGTACGAAATCCGCGAATACGCGCGCGTGCTGTATGAGGAGTTCTTCAAGCCCGCGCTGCCATGGACGGCCGAGTTCTACGCCGTATCCAATGAAGCACGGCAGCAGACGCAGGCGAATCTGCAGAAGCGGTAG
- a CDS encoding glycosyltransferase, with translation MPTVSLIATVLNEAESIGRLLDSIGAQTRPPDEVVLVDGGSRDDTVRRIEAWGAQQPFAVRVLTVPGANISQGRNAAIGAASGPVIASTDAGVRLDPVWLAELLEPFDAPNPPAVVGGFFQPDPRNAFETAMSATVLPAFADVDPRTFLPSSRSIAFTKEAWSAVGGYPEWLDYCEDLIFDLGLRARYEFGFAPQAVAHFRPRGNLRSFFKQYYLYARGDGKADLWRKRHAIRYATYLVAAPALVVLAVLASPWWWLALALGVAAYTRAPYRRLAPHLGRLGPGARLYALVMVPVIRVVGDLAKMIGYPVGVWWRLTRQSGRT, from the coding sequence ATGCCCACCGTATCCCTGATTGCCACCGTATTGAACGAGGCCGAGTCGATCGGCCGCCTGCTCGATTCGATCGGCGCCCAGACCCGCCCGCCCGACGAGGTGGTGCTGGTCGATGGCGGATCGCGCGACGACACCGTGCGCCGCATCGAAGCGTGGGGCGCGCAACAGCCGTTCGCGGTGCGCGTGCTCACCGTGCCGGGCGCCAATATCTCGCAGGGGCGCAACGCCGCCATCGGCGCGGCGAGCGGCCCGGTCATCGCTTCGACCGATGCCGGCGTGCGCCTCGATCCGGTCTGGCTGGCGGAGTTGCTCGAACCGTTTGACGCGCCGAACCCGCCGGCGGTCGTCGGTGGGTTCTTCCAGCCGGATCCGCGCAACGCGTTCGAGACGGCGATGAGCGCCACGGTGCTGCCCGCGTTCGCCGATGTCGATCCGCGCACGTTCCTGCCGTCTTCGCGCTCGATCGCCTTCACGAAGGAGGCCTGGTCGGCGGTTGGCGGCTACCCGGAGTGGCTCGATTATTGCGAGGACTTGATCTTCGATCTCGGCTTGCGTGCGCGCTACGAATTTGGCTTCGCGCCGCAGGCGGTAGCCCATTTCCGTCCGCGCGGCAACCTGCGCTCGTTCTTCAAGCAGTACTACCTCTACGCGCGCGGCGATGGCAAGGCCGATTTGTGGCGCAAGCGGCACGCCATCCGCTACGCGACTTATCTGGTAGCTGCGCCGGCGCTGGTCGTGCTGGCCGTGCTGGCGTCGCCGTGGTGGTGGTTGGCGCTGGCGCTCGGCGTGGCCGCCTACACGCGCGCGCCGTATCGCCGCCTCGCGCCACACCTCGGCCGGCTTGGCCCCGGTGCGCGGCTGTACGCCCTCGTCATGGTGCCGGTCATTCGCGTCGTCGGAGACCTGGCGAAAATGATCGGCTACCCCGTTGGCGTCTGGTGGCGTCTGACGCGCCAGTCCGGGCGCACATGA
- a CDS encoding spermidine/putrescine ABC transporter substrate-binding protein: MPPDHALKLMLVACMVSVLASCGAAVPTPNPVPSWAHELMFYDWDSDMPRSVLDAFTAEYGVPVKYLTYESSEAAVDAIKSGMVLDVVVMEARLVPLLIDGGWLAKLDYRNIANFKNVSANFRDLSYDPKNAHSVPFNWGTTGLVVRSDLVASPVSRWSDLWDPRYAGAVGIWRGQQRDVMSMTLKSLGYSANSEDPDELDAVLRRLLALKPHCIFIDDFDPSTSARLLADGRLIIAMGYATDALQGRKLNTAITYVMPSEGTAMWGDNFVIPAASKNQTTAELFLNFLLRPEISAQIINANFYPMPNDAAIPYIAPEIRNDPAVFPPSDLLKRAEIIMPLSPEGQALHDDIWARFLAGGR; this comes from the coding sequence ATGCCGCCTGACCACGCCCTTAAGTTGATGCTTGTGGCCTGCATGGTGAGCGTGCTGGCATCGTGCGGCGCCGCTGTGCCGACGCCGAATCCGGTCCCATCGTGGGCGCACGAGCTGATGTTCTACGACTGGGATAGTGACATGCCCCGGTCCGTGCTGGATGCCTTCACGGCGGAGTATGGCGTGCCGGTCAAATACCTGACCTATGAATCCAGCGAAGCCGCCGTTGACGCGATCAAGTCGGGCATGGTGCTCGATGTCGTCGTGATGGAAGCGCGCCTGGTGCCGTTATTGATCGACGGCGGCTGGCTGGCGAAGCTCGACTACCGCAACATCGCCAATTTCAAGAACGTCTCGGCCAACTTCCGCGATCTGTCGTATGACCCGAAGAACGCCCACAGCGTGCCATTCAACTGGGGCACCACCGGTCTGGTGGTGCGCAGCGACCTGGTCGCGTCGCCGGTCAGCCGCTGGTCCGACCTGTGGGACCCGCGCTATGCCGGGGCCGTCGGCATCTGGCGGGGACAGCAACGCGACGTGATGAGCATGACGCTCAAATCGCTGGGCTACTCGGCCAACTCGGAGGATCCGGACGAACTGGACGCGGTCCTGCGGCGACTGCTGGCACTCAAACCGCACTGCATCTTCATCGACGACTTTGACCCCTCCACGTCGGCGCGGCTACTGGCCGATGGTCGGCTGATCATCGCAATGGGCTATGCGACAGACGCACTCCAGGGGCGCAAGTTGAACACTGCGATCACCTATGTCATGCCGTCGGAAGGCACGGCCATGTGGGGGGACAATTTCGTCATCCCAGCCGCGAGCAAGAACCAAACCACGGCCGAACTGTTCCTTAACTTCCTGTTGCGGCCCGAGATCAGCGCCCAGATCATCAACGCCAACTTCTATCCGATGCCGAACGATGCGGCGATCCCCTATATCGCTCCCGAGATCCGCAACGACCCGGCTGTATTCCCGCCAAGCGACTTGCTGAAGAGAGCGGAAATCATCATGCCGCTCAGCCCGGAAGGCCAGGCACTGCACGACGATATCTGGGCGCGCTTCCTTGCGGGCGGCCGCTAG
- a CDS encoding alpha/beta hydrolase, giving the protein MRRSVKLIFAGGAVLLLATLIILGYAWYSMGKPLYEPGMVRAGGRLRGPLAPPAQSGDAAYWTVEPDIQLFHFAEGRGRNVLVIHGGPGYPFTRPWPALASLTDRYRFHYYDQRGCGQSTRPIDRFASSNYYANMLALDRPLGLGAQVADIERIRRILGDERLVVIGHSWGGLLASLYAAEFPERVDALVLVAPANVLVMPAADGGLFAAIERRLPPAMQAEYAAFLKRYLDFQQIFSKSESDLISLNDELSRYYTAATNAPIPAHGSAGGWMVQAMYLSMGQSHDYRAAMQSVSAPVLIIHGANDMQTELASRTYADALSNVTFRIIPQAGHFSFDEQPEAFATLIGEFLAGQQR; this is encoded by the coding sequence ATGAGGAGATCGGTAAAGCTCATATTCGCCGGTGGCGCGGTGCTGCTCCTGGCCACCCTGATTATCTTGGGGTATGCCTGGTACAGCATGGGGAAGCCGCTCTATGAGCCGGGCATGGTGCGCGCTGGCGGCCGCCTGCGCGGACCACTGGCGCCGCCGGCACAATCCGGCGACGCGGCGTATTGGACGGTCGAGCCAGATATTCAGTTGTTCCACTTTGCCGAAGGGCGGGGGCGCAATGTCCTCGTCATTCACGGCGGGCCCGGCTATCCGTTCACCCGGCCCTGGCCTGCCCTGGCGTCGCTGACGGACCGCTACCGGTTCCACTACTACGATCAGCGCGGGTGCGGCCAATCGACGCGACCCATCGACCGTTTCGCGTCATCCAATTACTACGCGAACATGCTCGCCCTGGACAGGCCGCTCGGCCTCGGCGCGCAAGTGGCTGACATCGAGCGCATACGCCGGATTCTGGGTGATGAGCGATTGGTAGTCATCGGACATTCCTGGGGCGGGTTGCTCGCGTCCCTCTATGCGGCAGAATTCCCGGAGCGCGTTGATGCATTGGTGCTGGTTGCGCCGGCCAACGTGCTCGTGATGCCGGCGGCCGACGGCGGGCTCTTTGCGGCAATTGAGCGGCGCCTGCCGCCGGCGATGCAAGCCGAGTACGCCGCCTTCCTGAAGAGATACCTTGACTTTCAACAGATCTTCTCGAAGTCAGAAAGCGATCTGATCAGTCTGAACGACGAGTTGTCCAGATACTACACGGCAGCCACCAACGCCCCAATCCCGGCCCACGGGAGTGCGGGCGGGTGGATGGTGCAAGCCATGTACCTCAGCATGGGTCAGAGCCATGACTACCGCGCTGCCATGCAGAGCGTGAGCGCCCCGGTGCTCATCATCCACGGGGCGAACGACATGCAGACCGAACTGGCGAGCCGCACGTACGCCGATGCGCTCTCCAACGTGACCTTCCGCATCATTCCCCAGGCGGGTCATTTTTCTTTCGACGAACAGCCGGAGGCGTTTGCGACGCTCATCGGCGAATTCCTTGCCGGGCAGCAGCGATAG
- a CDS encoding cellulase family glycosylhydrolase, whose amino-acid sequence MPPPSHRPRHTFRNVLLIATLALLFVCAGSLVLNRAAISGYLGGVTGEDEFSKQARAFPEYLSGIARQQPRTDDFVPIAHNGVNPFGVNTFLNQEVEPQKRARQLDLIRDAGFKWIRQEFPWEDIEIHGKGDFDDRRNPPAVVSAWDKYDGIVRMAAERGIGVIARLSTPPRWTRSDPNAIATTPPDNLNDYGDFVAAVVSRYRGQIRYYQIWNEPNVYPEWGDRAVSPEGYVDLLKAGYTRAKQADPEAVIIAAPLAPTIELGPRDMNDFVFLQRMYDAGAKDFFDILSVNDYGLWSGPSDRRMRPRVLNFARPLYVRDIMVRNGDAGKAIWASEIGWNAIPEGHPAAPAFGRVSDDDLARYMPAAYQRAQAEWPWMGVMSYWFFKRASDAERDQSFYYFRMLEPDFTALPVYAAMQAYTRQKPIIYPGYFQEDHWAISASDGWQTVKDARAVLGAYRQSSTPNDSLTFTFQGSGLDVVFVRRPGAGVARVNVDGQPVEFNLVASDTRFGERTSIARGLPGGPHTARIEVVSGSVGVDGILVLR is encoded by the coding sequence ATGCCCCCGCCCAGCCATAGACCGCGCCATACCTTTCGCAATGTGCTGCTCATCGCCACGCTAGCTCTGCTCTTCGTATGCGCCGGCTCGTTGGTGCTCAATCGCGCCGCCATCAGCGGCTATCTGGGCGGGGTGACCGGCGAAGACGAGTTCAGCAAGCAGGCGCGTGCCTTCCCGGAATACCTGTCCGGGATTGCGCGCCAACAGCCCCGCACCGACGACTTCGTGCCGATCGCGCACAACGGCGTCAACCCGTTTGGCGTCAACACGTTCCTGAACCAGGAGGTCGAGCCGCAAAAGCGCGCGCGGCAGCTCGACCTGATTCGCGATGCCGGCTTCAAGTGGATCCGGCAGGAGTTCCCGTGGGAGGATATTGAGATTCACGGCAAAGGGGACTTCGACGACCGGCGCAACCCGCCGGCGGTCGTCAGCGCATGGGACAAGTACGATGGCATCGTGCGCATGGCGGCTGAGCGCGGCATCGGCGTCATCGCACGCCTGAGCACGCCACCGCGCTGGACGCGCAGCGATCCGAACGCGATCGCGACGACCCCGCCGGACAACCTGAACGACTATGGCGACTTTGTTGCGGCGGTTGTGAGCCGCTATCGCGGCCAGATTCGCTACTACCAGATCTGGAACGAACCGAACGTCTACCCGGAGTGGGGCGACCGCGCGGTCTCGCCGGAAGGCTACGTCGATTTGTTGAAGGCCGGCTACACCCGCGCCAAACAGGCCGACCCCGAGGCCGTGATCATTGCCGCGCCGCTCGCGCCGACCATCGAGCTCGGGCCGCGCGACATGAACGACTTCGTTTTCCTGCAACGGATGTACGATGCGGGCGCGAAGGACTTCTTCGACATCCTGTCCGTGAACGACTACGGGCTCTGGTCGGGGCCGAGCGACCGGCGCATGCGGCCGCGCGTGCTGAACTTTGCGCGGCCGCTTTATGTGCGCGACATCATGGTGCGCAACGGCGATGCGGGCAAGGCGATCTGGGCCAGCGAGATCGGCTGGAACGCGATCCCGGAAGGGCACCCGGCGGCGCCGGCCTTCGGGCGCGTCAGCGACGACGATCTGGCGCGCTACATGCCCGCCGCCTACCAGCGCGCGCAGGCCGAGTGGCCGTGGATGGGCGTCATGTCGTACTGGTTCTTCAAGCGCGCCTCCGATGCGGAGAGGGACCAGTCGTTCTACTACTTCCGCATGCTGGAGCCGGACTTCACGGCCCTCCCAGTCTACGCCGCGATGCAAGCGTATACGCGTCAGAAGCCAATCATCTACCCCGGCTACTTCCAGGAAGATCACTGGGCGATCAGCGCAAGCGATGGCTGGCAGACGGTGAAAGACGCGCGTGCAGTACTCGGCGCGTATCGCCAGAGCAGCACGCCGAACGATTCACTGACGTTTACCTTTCAAGGGAGCGGGCTGGACGTCGTCTTTGTGCGCAGACCGGGCGCGGGGGTCGCGCGCGTTAACGTGGACGGCCAGCCGGTGGAGTTCAATCTGGTGGCGTCTGATACGCGCTTCGGAGAGCGAACGAGCATCGCGCGCGGTCTGCCGGGCGGGCCGCATACGGCGCGCATCGAGGTCGTCTCCGGCAGCGTGGGCGTAGACGGGATTTTGGTGCTGAGATGA
- a CDS encoding DUF2442 domain-containing protein, translating into MTDVATPLGPRVRVRAVEPLERFNVRVTFDNGVTCEIDLAPYLRGPIFDPVRSDPAVFRAVRVEGGTVAWENGADIDPDVLYYKLKPAWMEIETLPSA; encoded by the coding sequence ATGACGGACGTAGCAACTCCGCTGGGACCTCGCGTCCGAGTACGAGCGGTTGAGCCGCTCGAACGATTCAACGTCCGCGTGACATTTGACAACGGCGTGACATGCGAGATTGATCTTGCGCCTTATCTGCGGGGGCCAATATTCGACCCGGTTCGCTCCGACCCGGCTGTGTTCCGCGCCGTGCGGGTCGAGGGCGGCACGGTCGCCTGGGAAAACGGCGCCGATATCGATCCTGATGTGCTCTACTACAAACTCAAACCCGCTTGGATGGAAATCGAGACGCTTCCCTCAGCGTAG
- a CDS encoding MerR family transcriptional regulator produces the protein MLKIGDFSKLSRVSVKTLRYYDEIGLLRPLQSDRFSGYRYYAVEQLRRLNRILALKDLGFALEQIAGLLDKDGSASELYRLLQAKRAELQAQIDEQQSRLVRIETRLRQIEQETAMPTYDVVVKTIEPQTVVYVHDTIPTYADLGQLFGRVFAQLGRLELKPVGAPVALYYDAEYRDHDVDVELDIPVNATSAAHETAIRQLPGGLMACLLHSGSYDAIGSAYTALMNWIESNGYRTVGPSREVYLRGPESGDASAYLTEVQLPVEKA, from the coding sequence ATGCTCAAGATAGGCGACTTCTCCAAACTCAGCCGGGTGTCGGTGAAAACGTTGCGCTACTACGACGAGATCGGACTGCTGAGGCCGCTGCAATCCGATCGCTTCAGCGGCTACCGCTACTACGCCGTGGAGCAGTTACGCCGGCTCAACCGTATTCTGGCGTTGAAGGACCTGGGCTTCGCGCTGGAGCAAATCGCCGGCTTGCTGGACAAGGACGGTTCCGCCAGCGAGTTGTACCGCTTGCTGCAAGCAAAGCGGGCTGAGCTTCAAGCCCAAATCGACGAACAGCAGTCGCGCCTTGTGCGCATCGAGACGCGACTCAGACAAATCGAACAGGAGACTGCGATGCCAACCTACGATGTGGTCGTAAAAACAATCGAACCGCAAACTGTTGTCTACGTCCACGACACGATACCGACGTACGCCGATCTGGGCCAGTTGTTCGGCCGGGTGTTTGCCCAGTTGGGCCGGTTGGAGCTCAAGCCCGTCGGTGCGCCGGTTGCGCTCTACTATGACGCCGAATACCGCGATCATGATGTGGACGTGGAGCTGGATATCCCCGTGAACGCCACAAGCGCCGCCCACGAGACCGCCATCCGGCAGCTACCCGGCGGCTTAATGGCGTGTCTGTTGCACTCCGGTAGCTATGACGCCATTGGCTCCGCATACACGGCGCTCATGAACTGGATCGAGAGCAACGGCTACCGAACCGTCGGGCCAAGCCGCGAGGTGTACCTGCGCGGGCCCGAGTCCGGCGATGCCAGCGCCTACCTGACCGAGGTACAGCTCCCCGTGGAGAAAGCCTAG